TTTTAACGTCTCGTCGGATGCTGATACTTGTTGATGGCTGGACCAGATGTTTTTGGTACAGACTTCAACCCTGACATATCGACACTTGTACATGTTTATATTGCCTGGACCAGGGGAGAGAGGAAAAGAATTGGGGAGGAGGagcaggagaagaggaggaaggagcaaGAAGACTATTGGTGGAGGGAAGGAGAAGGCAAAGGTGTATGAGGAGTAGTGGTGGAGGAGAAAGTGGAGAAGCAGAAGTGAGAAGCAGTGAGAAGGTGGAGGCAAAAGAGAGAAGGTATCGTTGAGGTGGAGGCAGGAGTGATCTGTTTAAGGATCCGTGGAGGGGGTGTGCCCCTGTTTAACTAGTAAATTAGGCTTCCCTAGAACTGGACATTATGTCAGACAACCATACTGGGTGATAAGCCCAAGATGATTCCAAACCGGACGAAAACTGATGGTTTGTACCTAACAGTATGCTTCATTGTTATTGATGTGACCATATTTGCTATATGTTCTGCAGTTTATTGAGAACCCATTAATTTACTATATTTCTCACTAATACATGTTAAACTGTTTGCAATAATTCAAGCAAGTGATTTAAAATTTTCCATTGATCTGCCTAGTTTTATTTGTTCTCAGACTTTGCTGTCAATCATTATAAATTTTGAAGAATAGattgatttttttcttcttttcgttTGTTCTTGTTAATAGGTACTTTGTGAGAGCAAAAGCCATCTTGTTAAGGGAGCCTGTGGTATGGCATTGGGTTTTGCTTGTCAAAATCTTCTGAACACAACTGAAATTGGTAATGGTTCTGGTTTGGAAGGACAAAACACCAGGATTACTGAAATCTCACTACTTCAGGATATTATTAATACCTTATCTCTGATGATATGCAAGCTTTGCCCTGCTGCAACTGATTCTTTGAAAAATCTTAATGTTAGCTTTTCACCGAGTCAACAGTCAATGAGTTCAAACTTGTTCCTTGGAAATTTGTATGACTTGGAAGAAGATGGTTGGGGTGTTGTAGGTCTTGTACTTGGCTTGGGAAACTCTGTTATTGCACTATATCGCTTTGGAGCTTATGATGCCATTCTTAAGATAAAGGATCTGTTAGTTTCGTGGATCTCATATGATTTACTTGGACCTGGCTCATTAGTGTCCAATGAATTGTCCGAGATACCATTATGTATGGGATCATGTCTTGCTCTTCCAACTGTTGCAGCTTTTTGCCAAAGAAATGAATTAGTGAACATTGACTTTGATTTTCTATTTGGTAGCTATTATTCACTGATTTCTGAACTTTTAAGTCtaaagaaatctggtagcgcttatCAGAATTTGCTGGTGGCTTCTTGTATCGGTGCTGGATCATTTCTGTCCTGCATAATGAGTTTGGGGATGCACATGGTGAAATTTGACAATGTAAAGCATCTTATGGAAGTTCTAAGAACCACTTACACTTCCTCATTTCCACCTCCTGTCTGTTTTGCTGGAATGCTGGGAGTTGTTAATGCATTTGGTGCTGGTGCTGGGGATCTCATTCAAATGTATCCTCAAGCAACGAACTTTCAGCTCAACTGCGAGCAGGTTTAGCTCTTCAAGCTCATTTATTAATGTGAGTTGTTTTGTTTCTTGATTGACCATGTTTTGTCAACAGGAATCATCATTTGTCAGTGGTCCGATTCTTTATAGTCCAGCTTGTGAAACACTCTCAACCTCAATGGTTCAAGAAATGTTTTTGATTGCCAAGGACTCAAAAGATcagcaaataaaaaattatgctgCATGGGCACTTTCATTTCTTAGATGCCGATGGTGGTCAAGTGAATTTCAAGATATGATTAGTTCACAAAATAGTTCCTTGAGTTCAAACTCATCAGCTCAAACTTTTGATGAAGAAAGCTTAGTTTGGAAACTCTGCTTGTGGCTAAGTGATGTCAACAAAAACAAGGTTCATTTGTTAAATCTATTTCTTTAGTTAATTTTTGAACTTCATGTCATGGTTGCGTTTTTTGTTAAGATCTTTTAAATAAGAAACTCACATCTAGCATGTACTATATGGAATTTGAGAGGCCTATGCAAAAGATAAGGTCACATTAACATTGTCATAGGACGTCATGCCAACTTAAGTTTATCATGCACATGACATAGAGAATAATGCTAACTAAAGTTTATATACGTGCTTGTCGTAGGGCACTAGGGCTTCATTACCAGATTTTGTTGGTGAAATTTAGTGTAGGTAACTAAAACTCTTTCTGTTGTTGAAGCCATGCTTATATCGTTGAAGTATTTTGTTTTAAGATTAAAGTGATCTTTTGAATTTATACTTGTTCCAAAACCACTCTCAAGTTGCATCAGGCGGAAATTCCATGCTTATAGAAACGTCCACAATATTATTATGTAAGACATATTTTAGCTTATGGTGATAATTTTCGCTTTCATATGATTATGCTCGAAGATGATTATGGTGTCCTTGTTAGTAGCCAGTAAATTATATATGcttcagaaaagaaaattaagatatgtaatatttttttgtttGACTATCTTGTAGGCCGGGGAGGTCATGGATGCAAGTACTGTTGCAGCTGTCTTAAGATGGCTTTCCAATGCTCCTAGATTGCCTCCTTTGGATTGGGGAGTAATCATTAGACGCTGCATGAGGTATGATCCACAATTATCTGCAGAGGCACACAAGAGATATTGTCTCACATCACTTCGGGAAGAATGTTTGAATTTTTCTTTAGTTCATGCAAATCATGTTAGCCCTTTCCTGCAATTTGTGGATGAACTCTCTGTCCTGTCCAGATTCAGGACACTTGAGCTAAATTTGCAAACGTTTTTGGTTGAACATCTCTTAAACATATGCAAAATATTCTCTGGTCGGAGGTTGGAGAAACTGTTTGTTGATTTGGTTGAATACTTCCGTTCTACTTCCTACTTGGCTTATGAGCCAGAAAAGAAAAGCCGATTAAGAGTTTATTTTTGGAAGGGCCTGCATCATTGCCTTACTGAGGCCCCAGAAGAACTCAGCATTACATCAAATGTGGAAAAGTGCATGGCCTGTCTGTTATCTTTGTTGCCTGAGCTGACCAGTGATGGCTTTTCAGAAGAGCACATTGATTCTATTGGGGAATGGCCGGTTGCTGTAAGATGCTTGGCTAAGGCTCGAGAAGAGTGGCTTGTGGATATTCTGCAGGTAGGTATAGTATTGTTATAGTTGTTTCCTTTTTTCCCGATTTTGGTATTTAGAGGCATCTGTCTCAACTTGACTTGTTGGGTCGACCCAACCCAGTTTAGGAGAATTTACTTGGGTTCACATGATGGTCTGGTTTGTGAAATTTGGACTCATTAACAGATTAGGTCAGGTTTGGGTCAAGCATATGCTCCCTGGCTTGTAATATTGGGGCAACTCATTTTTCCCCAAAGTTCAAAGAAAAAATTCACCCTTGACCACCAACCCGATCCTGTTGGTCCATTTTTATGTGACGCATTCTCCATCTGTATGGTCCAGGTCAAGAAATGTTGATCTACTGATGACTTGAGTTGGGTTCAAGTCAATACATCCTTACTACCCCATCTTAGCCCATCTTGATCTCTTACATGTCTAGTGCAACTTAATAGCAATATATGCTTGAGCAATTCAATGATCACATGCAGTATTTATAAGAAATATATCTTCTCCAAATGCTTTTTCCAATATCTGCTTGGTATTTGTTTATTTAGATTATATAGAGTTTCTTATCCTCTTAATCCATGATCCAACATCTTTTCCTAATTGTTTTCCCCTTAAGTTTATTGGATTTCTTTCTGTTATATTGGATGATGCCTTATCTTCAGGTCTCTGTTATTGGTCAGTTGCATGGAGAAAGTAGTTCTTTTGTAGCGAAGATCATCTCTATAAAAGCCAAGCTGGTTGGTATGGGGCGCTTTCCTGTTTCTGAAATGTCAGAGCTAAAAGCCCATGTGTTGAATGCAAGAACTGAAGGTCAGTTTTGTAACTAAAATCTTGTTAAAGTTGCATTGGTTATCTACATGTGCAAGAGACATGTTTTGATTCATGTGCCGACTATATGtatgcgcacacacacacacacacacacataatgcCACATGAAACCAAGTGGCTGAAGTCTGCACCAGTATTTATGCTTGCTTGAAGGAGCAGAAAAAAGGGGGTAAAATATGAAACAAGATGCTTCTGGAGAGGAGCAACTATATTGTTGTGTCTATTGCTCTATCAGTTTCTAAGCAGTAGAGCGACTTTCAAGTGTGCTTCAAAGTAAAGCATACTATTTTGTTTAGCTAAACTGTGATTGATTGCCATTACAAAGAAAATTAAGCCTTTGTTGGCTGTGCATATAGATATATATCAGTGAATTGATCATTTGATCACATCACTAGACACGAGAGAAAATTAGTTGCAAAGATGTTTAACATTTGGAAGAAATTTAATTTACTAAGGTGACCTATATGTCTTTCTTCATTGTAGGGTAATTCTTCACATGGTGCCTTTGTGGATAAATGTTTAGACTTGTCCTCCTGTCTTTCTTCAAGTACTATTTTATTTGGTAGTCTTGTAATTCTATCAAATAGCCTCATTTTTTCCCCCTCTGTCACTGCATAATCTCTTCatcttctctctctatatatgtcTGTGTTTTTCCCAACCTACTGTTGGATATTATACTGTATTTTATAGTTCCTTTCACCTGTTGTCATTATCCTCTAAGAGAAGGAAGAAAATATTATTACCAATATTGTATTTTGGTATTTTGCTGTCAACTGTGGTTAGGATAATTGGTTATTAATAATCATCTGATATCGAAGTTATCACCACATTTCAGGTCCATGGTGGAGCATGCTTGTGGAAGTCGCTGCATCTCTATTGACTGCTGAGGGTAGAATCAAAAGACAATGGCTTCTTGATGCATTTGAGATCAGCTGCATATCAGAATATCCCTCTACTGTGAGTAGTTTAAAGTTTAAAGTGCACTTTACATAGTATAATATGCACTAAAATTAGGCTGTAGAAGCCTAGAAGGCTGTTAGGCATAGTTCCTCATGGTGATGTCAAGATAAGAGATGGGAGTAGTCCTTCCTGGATCAGTTTGTTGGGAATTTACAGGGATAGACATGTAGCATGAGACTCTTATGATAGCCTTTTTAAGATTTATGGTTTCCCTGATAAATTCGCCATCTTCCGATAACCTGCCTCATTGAACCATCATCATTTAACGGGATTGTTTGGACAATTAAAGTGACTTCTCTctgcccccttttttttctctcccttGAACTGAAATGCATTATGGTGCTAGGTTCATGTGGATTGGTTTAACTGAACCAATGATATTTCAAAATATCTGTACATCTAGCCCATTTTATGGAGTTATAGCAGAAATCTCTAGGGTTGCTCTACAGTGCATAGAACAATGTTTTGTTTAGTAAGGTAGCCATGGTCAGGTCAGGAAAACTGGGAGATTTTGGTGATACATACAGAAAGGGCCTTAGTATTCTTGTAAATTGAAGTGCTATTCACTTTCCAACAAAGTTTTTCATTCCTGCCATAAGCTATTGACAAATGGCTAGTGTTTGATGCGCACTCTCAAGAAGGAAGCAAAAGCACTATAGTGGTGTGAAGCCTTTATGGTGTAAAGAGCTGCCCTTTTTTCCAATTCATAAACAAAAGCAATTGACAAAAACACTGTAGTAACGTGAAgccttttttatagaaatgtctAAGGCAAGCAAccaatttcttttgttttgattaaTAGAGCATGTCATTTTACCAATTGACATGTTACTAAACTAAGCTTCCTGTTGGTTCATATGTGAGTTTGTGCATTTGTTTGGTCTGGCATTCTGCATTTCTGGGTGGTGTTACACATACCAATTGGTCTAGAGCGTGCCACTGTATTATTTTAAGTGTCTTCTTTTTTCCTCTACAGGCACTGCGTTTTATAGGTTTGCTATCAAGTAGATGGTGTATGTACATGCCACTTCTGACCATTGAACCAACTACCGTCTTGAGTGACTTGCCTGTCACCTTGCCATCTCTTCTATCTGACAGCTCCTGGAGCATCATCGCTGGACCTCTAGTGGATAAGCTCTGGGTATGCACCATGCGGATCTGCACCTGGGCAGAGCGGCTGACTATTGCTGGTGGTTCGTCAACCTTGGACCAAATAGACGCTAGCGAAGCCGGCTTGTCCATCTTCCTGGCGCACGCGATGCATGAGACATGCCTCTCCTTGAAGCAGTTCTTGCCATTTGAAAAACAGCTGAAGCTTGCAACCCTTGTGGTCGCACGAGTTTGATGGTTGCTACATGCTGTTCCAAAACTCATTTGTATGCCAGCAAGCTTTCCGGTGACAACCATATGGTCAAGAGCCGAAAAAAGGACTCAGCTAATATAAGCGCCGTAGATCATTGTTCGTCACACCAGATTGCCGGGAATAGTATCTTTTTCCCCTGTTTTTAATAATGACAATTTATGCATTAGAACGTGAAAGAAAGGGGCAACAAAACTCCCAACACAATTGGACTTGGGCCTGTTGCCTGCGCTGCCTAACATTGTAACGTAGATGGGACGTTGTTTTGATGGATACATCTGTTGAATGGAGCACAGGGAGGAGGTTTGTTATTTTGTATCTCCCTATTATGCTGCTGTTTCTGTTCTTTGTAACAGAGGGAGGACGGTTATATGTGGCAGAGTTGTTGTTCCGTAAAGATTAGCAACTTCTCTTCCTCGGCAATGTTGCTTGTAATACCAGTGTTCATTGTGGCAGTACAGGATGCGCATCAACCTTTGGTGTGTTGGTTCGAATCAAAATGAAACTAGATGCAGCAATGGTGCATGTCAGAACTACAAGCCTTAACCAATATTGGATGGTGGTGTCCACATGTCGACGTACCGCCTCAGCTCCGCCGCCGGCAACGCCCGCTTCCAAGCATCTACATCCGGCGCAGGTCCCGTCAGGGCCAGCCAACTGTCCTCCTTCCTCCCACCCGCCCCCAGATTTATAACAAACAACTCGTCGGCGAACACTTTCCCCATCGCCCTCAGCGTCTCCTCTCTCACCAAGTCTCCGTCCCTGCGCGGGTCCTCCGCCTCAACGCATCTGCCACCGCAGTTCACCATCATCCTCCCCCCAGTCTTCAGCCTGCTTCTCAGATTCTCCCAGGTTTTCGGATCTTGCAGCTCCGGTATCACGCTTCCCTTCGCGAAGAGGTCCACCAGGATTCCCGCAAAGCCGCCTTCGACCTTGGCATCGAGCGCGTCGCCAACATAGACGAAGAGCTTGCCCCGGTGCTGCCTCTCGAGCTTCGACAGCCCGAAGAACTCTCGGGCGACCGCGATCACGGACGGGTCGAACTCCCAGCCGTGGATCTCGGGGGCAGGGGCGGCGCCGTCCGGGTAGAGGCTGAGGATCAGGCGGGCGGCGGATCCGGCGCCGAAGCCGAGTATGGCGATGGGCCCGCCTCCGTGGGGGAGGAGGGGAGGGAGGGTGGCGAAGACGTCGAAGTAGGTGGAGGTGAGGGTCCTAAGGAGGAAGGAGATGCTGTGGATGTTGCCGGGGCGGTCGAGGAGGAGCAGGCGAGAACCGGCGAGGGGGTGGTCGGCGCGACGAGAGACGTCGAGGACGCGGATGTAGTTGTGGCGGGACTTGAATTTGGCCAGGATCTTCACGTACTCCATGGGAATGCCCTCGTTCTCCTCTGGGGTCTCGGTGAGATTAGGGTTGGGGGTCGTGGTGGACCGGGGTGGGAATGCGAGTGGCCCGCGTTGCTTGGTCCTGATAGCCAGTAAGCGAGGGTTTGGCGGGACGAATCGGAGGGATGGCAGGGTGGTTTGTCGCCACGAGTTGTTCTTGTGCACCATCAATGCGCCAATCCCAGGCCAAACGACGAGGGTGTTCATCCTGGCGGCAGGAGAAGTGTTCCTCTTGTCCAAGGCGGAGTCAGGAGGAGGCAGAGAACAAGAAGAAGCCTGGCGATTTGGGGTGCGTGTATCTGACGACGAGCCGGGTTCTTGTAGGAGGCCATGACCCATGAATGAGTGAATGAAGCACACAAATCCCTGGTAATATTGGTTC
The window above is part of the Musa acuminata AAA Group cultivar baxijiao chromosome BXJ2-6, Cavendish_Baxijiao_AAA, whole genome shotgun sequence genome. Proteins encoded here:
- the LOC135613768 gene encoding uncharacterized protein LOC135613768, yielding MGHGLLQEPGSSSDTRTPNRQASSCSLPPPDSALDKRNTSPAARMNTLVVWPGIGALMVHKNNSWRQTTLPSLRFVPPNPRLLAIRTKQRGPLAFPPRSTTTPNPNLTETPEENEGIPMEYVKILAKFKSRHNYIRVLDVSRRADHPLAGSRLLLLDRPGNIHSISFLLRTLTSTYFDVFATLPPLLPHGGGPIAILGFGAGSAARLILSLYPDGAAPAPEIHGWEFDPSVIAVAREFFGLSKLERQHRGKLFVYVGDALDAKVEGGFAGILVDLFAKGSVIPELQDPKTWENLRSRLKTGGRMMVNCGGRCVEAEDPRRDGDLVREETLRAMGKVFADELFVINLGAGGRKEDSWLALTGPAPDVDAWKRALPAAELRRYVDMWTPPSNIG